Proteins encoded by one window of Agelaius phoeniceus isolate bAgePho1 chromosome 3, bAgePho1.hap1, whole genome shotgun sequence:
- the INSM1 gene encoding LOW QUALITY PROTEIN: insulinoma-associated protein 1 (The sequence of the model RefSeq protein was modified relative to this genomic sequence to represent the inferred CDS: inserted 1 base in 1 codon) codes for MAPARLKAAAAAPRAXASSLRRGRRRPGAGAKMPRGFLVKRSRRPTPVSYRARCCREAAAGPPLPSGAAQPPACPAAPPPLPRDSPPPVPFGTPDAAVQALYSPTRPVSRDKYLERGFSLGSPVSAESFPAPAVPGTMDPILFAPADLKLWAAAGHAEPPAAHPGPGGVPAPPAPAAPPASGRPLPAKRPPGASEPGRQKAPSGKKTKAIRKLTFEDEVTTSPVLGLRIKEGPVEVPAKARGGCARPLGEFICQLCKEEYGDPFALAQHRCSRIVRVEYRCPECDKVFSCPANLASHRRWHKPRPPATKSGPEAGRAPAAGPGTAPAEETPKEASGGSGSERDTPSPGGASEAGSEEGLFECPRCAKRFRRQAYLRKHLLGHAAPASTAAPVPAPAPEPSAEELPAAECRLCPVCGETFPSKSSQERHLRLLHAAQVFPCKYCPATFYSSPGLTRHINKCHPSENRQVILLQVPLRPAC; via the exons ATGGCCCCGGCCCGCTTaaaggcggcggcggccgcgccgcGGG GAGCTAGCAGCCTCCGTCGTGGCCGCCGCCGGCCCGGAGCCGGCGCGAAGATGCCCCGGGGCTTCCTGGTGAAGCGCAGCCGGCGGCCCACCCCCGTGTCCTACCGGGCGCGCTGCTGCCGCGAAGCCGCCGCCGGCCCGCCGCTCCCCTCCGGCGCCGCCCAGCCGCCCGCCTGCcccgccgctccgccgcccCTGCCGCGGGACTCGCCGCCGCCGGTGCCGTTCGGGACGCCCGATGCCGCCGTGCAGGCGCTGTACAGCCCCACGCGGCCCGTCAGCAGGGACAAGTACCTGGAGCGCGGCTTCAGCCTGGGCTCGCCCGTCTCAGCCGAGTCCTTCCCCGCgccggccgtgcccggcacCATGGACCCGATCCTCTTCGCCCCGGCTGACCTCAAGCTCTGGGCCGCTGCCGGCCACGCCGAGCCGCCCGCCGCCCACCCCGGCCCCGGCGGAGtccccgcgccgcccgccccggccgcgccgcctgccTCGGGCCGCCCGCTGCCCGCCAAGCGCCCGCCGGGTGCCTCCGAACCCGGGCGGCAGAAGGCCCCGTCGGGCAAGAAGACGAAGGCGATCCGCAAGCTGACCTTCGAGGACGAAGTGACCACCTCGCCCGTGCTGGGGCTGCGCATCAAGGAGGGCCCGGTGGAGGTGCCGGCCAAGGCGCGGGGCGGCTGCGCCCGTCCGCTGGGCGAGTtcatctgccagctctgcaAGGAGGAGTACGGGGACCCCTTCGCGCTGGCGCAGCACCGCTGCTCCCGCATCGTCCGGGTGGAGTACCGCTGCCCCGAGTGCGACAAGGTCTTCTCCTGCCCCGCCAACCTCGCCTCCCACCGCCGCTGGCACAAACCGCGTCCGCCCGCCACCAAGAGCGGCCCCGAGGCGGGCCGGGCACCGGCCGCGGGCCCGGGCACGGCCCCGGCGGAGGAGACACCGAAGGAGGCGAGCGGTGGCAGCGGCAGCGAGCGGGACACACCGAGCCCCGGCGGAGCCTCGGAGGCGGGCTCCGAGGAGGGGCTCTTCGAGTGTCCCCGCTGCGCCAAGCGGTTCCGCCGGCAAGCCTACCTGCGCAAGCACCTGTTGGGGCACGCTGCACCGGCATCCACGGCAGCCCCGGTACCCGCACCGGCCCCGGAGCCCAGCGCCGAGGAGCTGCCTGCCGCCGAGTGCCGCCTCTGCCCCGTCTGCGGGGAGACCTTCCCCagcaagagcagccaggagcgGCACCTGCGCCTCCTGCACGCCGCCCAGGTCTTCCCCTGCAAGTACTGCCCGGCCACCTTCTACAGCTCTCCCGGCCTCACCCGGCACATCAACAAGTGCCACCCCTCGGAGAACCGGCAGGTCATCTTGCTCCAGGTGCCGCTGCGCCCTGCCTGCTGA